One Solanum lycopersicum chromosome 2, SLM_r2.1 genomic region harbors:
- the LOC138342329 gene encoding uncharacterized protein produces the protein MASRLRDFIRMSPPMFFGSRSDEEPSDFLDEVYNILYAMGMTSIEKAELAAYQLKDVAQTWYAPSFVSKPRDEIKSTLRRKNNEAKKERFYEGRSSKGRLDIHDKTRFKKKFSNQVPPKFPKAHDDRVSNPKSQKGRGTSSPSKKPTCGKCGKKHYGDCLIGMNNGFRCGKSGHKVRDCPNLRGKDKESRQAPDNGSNVDVLKKNHFYALRSRGEQ, from the exons ATGGCCTCTCGTTTGAGAGACTTTATTAGAATGAGTCCACCTATGTTCTTTGGGTCGAGGTCAGATGAGGAACCTTCAGATTTCCTCGATGAGGTCTATAATATTCTTTATGCTATGGGTATGACTTCAattgagaaggccgagttggcggcctatcaactcaaagatgtggcccaaacttg gtatgctccATCCTTTGTGTCAAAGCCAAGGGATGAGATTA AAAGTACGCTAAGGAGGAAGAATAATGAGGCCAAGAAGGAAAGGTTTTATGAAGGTCgttcttcaaagggtaggcttgaCATTCATGACAAGActaggttcaagaagaagtTTTCTAATCAAGTCCCCCCCAAATTTCCCAAGGCTcatgatgatagggtgtctaaccctaagtctcaaaagggaagaggtacTAGCTCACCAAGTAaaaagccaacttgtggaaaatgtggcaagaagcattatggtgattgccttatTGGGATGAACAATGGCTTTAGGTGTGGCAAGAGTGgccacaaggttagggattgccCTAATTTGAGGGGGAAAGACAAAGAAAGTCGGCAAGCTCCAGATAATGGTTCTAATGTGGATGTTTtgaagaagaatcacttttatgctcttcgatctaggggtgaacaatag